In Camelus dromedarius isolate mCamDro1 chromosome 24, mCamDro1.pat, whole genome shotgun sequence, one genomic interval encodes:
- the SRRM2 gene encoding serine/arginine repetitive matrix protein 2 isoform X2: MYNGIGLPTPRGSGTNGYVQRNLSLVRGRRGERPDYKGEEELRRLEAALVKRPNPDILDHERKRRVELRCLELEEMMEEQGYEEQQIQEKVATFRLMLLEKDVNPGGKEETPGQRPSVTETHQLAELNEKKNERLRAAFGISDSYVDGSSFDPQRRAREAKQPAPEPPKPYSLVRESSSSRSPTPKQKKKKKKKDRGRRSESSSPRRERKKSSKKKKHRSESESKKRKHRSPTPKSKRKSKDKKRKRSRSTTPAPKSRRAHRSTSADSASSSDTSRSRRCTDHSEDTVPAL; encoded by the exons ATGTACAACGGGATCGGGCTGCCGACGCCCCGGGGCAGCGGCACCAACGGCTACGTCCAGCGCAACCTGTCCCTGGTGCGGGGCCGCCGGGGTGAGCGGCCTGACTACAAGGGAGAGGAGGAACTGCGGCGCCTGGAGGCTGCCCTGGTGAAGCGGCCTAATCCTGACATCCTGGACCACGAGCGCAAGCGGCGCGTGGAGCTGCGATGCCTCGAGCTGGAGGAGATGATGGAagagcaggg GTACGAGGAACAGCAAATTCAGGAAAAAGTGGCGACCTTTCGACTCATGTTGCTGGAGAAGGATGTGAACCCTGGGGGcaaggaggagaccccagggcagAGGCCATC GGTAACTGAGACTCACCAGTTGGCAGAATTGAATGAGAAGAAGAATGAGCGACTCCGGGCTGCCTTTGGCATCAGTGATTCCTATGTGGATGGCAGCTCCTTTGATCCTCAGCGTCGTGCTCGAGAAGCTAAACAACCAGCTCCTGAGCCTCCCAAACCGTACAG CCTTGTTCGGGAGTCTAGCAGTTCTCGCTCACCAACCccaaagcaaaagaagaagaaaaagaagaaagatagagGACG CAGGTCAGAGAGCAGCTCTCCTCGACGAGAGAGGAAGAAGAGCTCTAAGAAGAAGAAGCACAG GTCAGAATCTGAATCCAAGAAACGGAAGCATAG GTCTCCTACTCCAAAGAGCAAACGTAAATCTAAGGATAAGAAACGGAAGCG GTCTCGAAGTACAACACCAGCCCCCAAGAGCCGGCGGGCCCACCGTTCAACTTCTGCTGACTCTGCTTCCTCTTCCGATACTTCCCGCAGTCG GCGCTGCACAGACCATTCGGAAGACACGGTCCCTGCCCTCTAG